The DNA sequence ttccatttcattcgttgtattatttgtttttaattacatAGTTTCTAATATAAATTCCAATCTTAATGTTTTGCATactattgaaattaaaattttacataattttatgaaGAGATTTGGAGAGAAGGATTGTAGAGGTTGAGATGCATTTAACATTAGCAAAGAGTCAAGGGTACCTGAGGAATCAATTGCGACAGAGTGGATCTTCTGACCCTAGCCGCAAGCTCCTCGCTGTTATTGGTGTTTATACAGGATTTGGAAGTCGCCTAAAGCGCAATGTATTCAGAGGATCTTGGATGCCGAAAGGTCAGTCAAGGTTTAGGTATTATTCAATTGGGGTGTCGAAATTAAACACTTTCCCGAGCTTCATTTCAAATGACTGTGATTGTACTTCATTTTTCCAGAGATCCAAAATTTTTGTTCTcacaattttccttttccaaatttataataattgagGTTCAACCAAGTAgctattcatattttttttccattgagCTAGCATAGGTCCATTGGAATATTCAGGTCAAATAAATAGTAATCATTATAACCTGGTTCTTACAATCTCTACAAATGATCCATGTATTATTCTTAACCATATGAGATCTAGCATGCCCATGGTATCAAAGGTCTGTCTAACTATTGAATTTATGAACAGTGATTTAGTTGATATCGACAGTTTTCTTTGGAACTTAAAGTTTTACTCCGTTGTACGGGCTTGTAATTGGTGGGTAGAAAGAATGTGATCTCCTTGCAAGCCAACCTGGTTTATTGAACAGGAGTAGGTAAAAAAAAGAGCCATGTTTCACATTGAAGaaatcttgaaattttatatttgaattgcTTCTGTGGACTAGAGTGAGACAGATGCTTGGAATCAATACAAGAATCTTATCATCTTTGCGATgtgaaaatgtattttttttaaggatgtAATAAAGGATTTATATGGAAATATTTTCTCTGCTAGAATATTTGAATCTTATCGAAGTACTcgaaaatgtttcattttttgaagaaatattGACTGGTTTAATTTTCTGGAATGTTTTTGACAGTGTAAttgatgatatatgatatttacTCTTCTGGCATTTATAGGTGATGCATTGAAAAAGCTGGAGGAAAAAGGGGTGGTCATTCGCTTTGTTATTGGTCGGAGGTTTTCCTTTTCACTTTCAACTCTATTTTCATATCCATGTTCTTcacttccatttcttttatcCAATGACATTGCATTTCTCATCTCGTTGTTATGCATCATAGCTATTTTGTGTACTCTTCCTGTCATGACTTTTATTGATTTGGCATTGGCAGTGCAAACCGAGGTGATAGCTTAGACCGCAATATTGACAAGGAAAACAGTTCAACCAAGGACTTCTTGATACTTGTAAGTCATCAAAGTCCTAGTTTTATGTTCTTCACCTGTTCGATCACTCAGAATTAGCAAAGGTTTTCAACTCAAATTTTTGGTTCATGGTTCTCCTGATAGTATAATTGTGGCTGCATGTTCACTTGTTACCATTGTGTTCTAGAACAGCCAATATCATCGGTAGATGATTTGTTGAGGAGTATCTCATTAATGTATTGGTATTGTACAGAATATAGAACTGTTAATCCATGTGTATGTTTGATGTGATTTTTCACACCGCCGATTGCTAGCCAATTCTCAACACACGTTCCCTTTATTTTGTAGGAAGGTCATGAAGAAGCTGATGATTTGTTACCTAAAAAGGCGAAGTTCTTTTTCAGTGCAGCAGTTCAAAATTGGGATGCAGACTTTTACGTGAAAGTTGATGACAACATTGACCTTGATCTTGGTTGATCATCTAATCAtcgacttttatttttaataaatttatttatcacAGCTTGGTGAttaattgaaacttttttgggACAAATAGAGGGTTTAATCGGACTTCTTGAACGTCGTCGTGGTCAAGATGGCTCCTACATTGGGTGCATGAAGTCTGGAGATGTGATTGCCGACGAGTATGAATTCTATTATCCCATTCTTATTATAAAATGCATGCAGATGTATGAATTCTGTTGATCAACTTCTATCataatattttctctcttaattaaattatttatttctttgaacTGCTTTTaactaataatatttgaaacaaaaattgctctgtatgaaaatgtttttctttatatcaaaatcaagaaactcacTCTTTGTATCTTATTAAGAAATTTGGCATTGTTTTCCGAAATATGAAATTCTTAACATTATTGTTAAACtggttatttttattgttattattctAACTTTTAAGCCTAAACAGAAGTGTCAacatattttctgtttttcgtAAGAAAAATGTCAgcatatatattcatttttattgataCCCGAACATTGCATTTGCAGgaattttagtaattataaaattttatgttagatTATGATACTCTGACTGACatggaattttattttgtgaaagaataatattaagttcaccattttttttcaattgataAGGCTTCTACATTTTAAACTGATTGGAGGATTATCTTGTTTTCATCTCCTTAAAGCCTTGCATTTTTATAGTAAAGATACTTATGGTCTAGGTTTGTTGTTATACATggttttgttaattaaaattgatggTGCCTGGATAATGTAGAAACGGTTCTCTGCTCTCATCGGTTGATCTTTAAGGTTTTGAAATGTTAtactttttga is a window from the Cucurbita pepo subsp. pepo cultivar mu-cu-16 chromosome LG07, ASM280686v2, whole genome shotgun sequence genome containing:
- the LOC111798946 gene encoding hydroxyproline O-galactosyltransferase HPGT3-like codes for the protein MESLPTTAKPQRRGRSKPSQTFKPSIFMAFFSCLAWLYVAGRLWQDAENRKLLTSLLQKNASQRPMILSVEDKLQVLGCKDLERRIVEVEMHLTLAKSQGYLRNQLRQSGSSDPSRKLLAVIGVYTGFGSRLKRNVFRGSWMPKGDALKKLEEKGVVIRFVIGRSANRGDSLDRNIDKENSSTKDFLILEGHEEADDLLPKKAKFFFSAAVQNWDADFYVKVDDNIDLDLEGLIGLLERRRGQDGSYIGCMKSGDVIADEGKQWYEPDWWRFGDEKSYFRHASGSLVILSKNLARYININSASLKTYAHDDVSVGAWMIGIQATHIDDSRLCCSSVSQDKVCSVA